From the Eremothecium cymbalariae DBVPG#7215 chromosome 6, complete sequence genome, one window contains:
- the PEP8 gene encoding retromer subunit PEP8 (similar to Ashbya gossypii AEL178C), giving the protein MSLFFKSPIDIEILFDGQESRKHVEIPTSSASSKTLKDRYPLYEDGESVSGIVTLRVKEGKRVEHLGVKVSLIGSVDTIKSTTEAKKRSIDTFLSLSADLCPQGELVHSQSYSFNFKDVEKRYESYRGKNIDVMFYVKVTVLRRSTDIVKLKKFWCYLYNTVPLIHTSGNGDDSKPVKLDIGIENCLHIEFEYSKSQYALKDVIVGRIYFLLTRLKVKHMEISLIKRETCGHEPNQLSDTTSIRYEIMDGSPVKGETIPIRLFLGGYDLTPNITSNYFSVKNYLSLVIIDEDGRRYFKQTEIVLYRTLS; this is encoded by the coding sequence ATGAgtctattttttaaatcTCCCATTGATATTGAAATCTTGTTTGATGGACAGGAATCACGCAAGCATGTGGAAATCCCGACTTCATCGGCTAGTTCAAAGACTTTGAAAGACAGATACCCTTTATATGAGGATGGTGAAAGTGTGAGTGGGATTGTGACGCTGCGTGTGAAGGAAGGAAAGCGGGTGGAGCATCTTGGAGTGAAAGTAAGTTTGATTGGTTCTGTTGATACTATAAAATCAACTACCGAGGCCAAGAAGAGATCCATTGATACATTTCTATCCCTTAGTGCAGATCTTTGCCCTCAGGGTGAATTAGTCCATTCGCAGAGTTATTCGTTTAACTTCAAAGATGTTGAGAAGAGGTATGAGAGCTATAGAGggaaaaatattgatgtCATGTTTTATGTCAAGGTTACAGTGTTAAGGAGATCTACAGATATAGTGAagttaaagaagttttGGTGTTATTTGTATAATACAGTTCCATTGATACATACCTCGGGGAATGGGGATGATAGCAAGCCCGTAAAGCTTGATATTGGTATTGAAAACTGTTTGCATATTGAGTTTGAGTACTCGAAATCTCAGTATGCTCTAAAGGACGTTATCGTTGGAcgtatatattttttattaaccCGCCTGAAGGTAAAGCATATGGAAATCAGTTTGATCAAAAGAGAGACGTGCGGCCATGAACCAAATCAGCTGAGTGATACAACTTCAATTAGATACGAAATCATGGATGGCTCTCCCGTGAAGGGGGAGACAATTCCCATTAGACTATTTCTTGGAGGATATGATCTAACGCCAAATATAACATCCAACTACTTCAGCGTTAAAAACTACCTGAGTCTTGTGATAATAGATGAAGATGGCCGGCGCTACTTCAAACAAACTGAGATTGTGCTATATCGCACTCTAAGCTAA
- a CDS encoding uncharacterized protein (similar to Ashbya gossypii AEL179W) — protein MGLQGINLFRRRRGSAKKLKGGEASRSSSPFVEAAKNQQSGISSSSIFSSRGSSSVGVSSVLSRIGTFGRAGYLYASGTESIVVGKGSTCSVECFNKNGQSYAVKRASMEDPSEHYNDVLRAMLEKEYAILSELMCPNIVCVMELQSVNNLFVMEYIPFSLYKIMKMELKPSLEERRCFMVQLIQGVAYLREHDVVHRDLKLENIMLSPDCHGIKIVDFGNAVKLEPGKNICHGLGGSEPLMAPEVFSLLSYKGFAVDIWSLGIIMFLLFNDTGKLKFPWKVAKLTDETFKEFVESGELSMCKYGDLCKKLLVLDPGERATAAQLMKEPFVDYQCNRYNHDRTRRLCHKIWGERHEIK, from the coding sequence ATGGGATTGCAGGGTATAAATTTGTTTAGGAGGAGACGGGGATCAgcaaaaaagttgaagggGGGCGAAGCTAGTAGGTCAAGCAGCCCTTTTGTGGAGGCTGCGAAGAACCAACAGAGTGGTATTTCGAGTAGCTCAATTTTTAGTTCGCGGGGGTCGTCATCAGTGGGGGTGTCTTCGGTATTGTCGCGAATAGGGACGTTTGGTAGGGCAGGGTATTTGTATGCAAGTGGTACAGAGAGCATAGTTGTTGGTAAGGGCAGTACATGTTCTGTTGAatgcttcaacaaaaatggGCAGAGTTATGCAGTGAAGAGGGCGTCCATGGAGGATCCCTCTGAGCACTATAATGATGTATTACGGGCGATGCTAGAGAAAGAGTATGCTATACTCTCGGAACTGATGTGCCCGAATATTGTGTGTGTGATGGAGCTACAGTCAGTCAACAATCTTTTTGTTATGGAATATATACCGTTCAGTCTCTACAAGATTATGAAGATGGAGTTGAAGCCTTCTTTAGAAGAAAGGAGGTGCTTTATGGTGCAGTTAATCCAGGGTGTAGCGTATCTTCGTGAGCATGATGTTGTTCACAGAGACTTaaagttggaaaatattatgtTGAGCCCGGACTGCCATGGAATAAAGATTGTTGACTTTGGCAACGCGGTAAAGTTGGAACCAGGGAAGAATATTTGTCACGGATTGGGGGGTAGTGAGCCTCTGATGGCACCTGAGGTGTTTAGTTTGCTCTCATATAAGGGATTTGCCGTAGATATATGGTCCCTTGGCATAATTatgtttctgttgttcAATGATACCGGGAAACTGAAGTTTCCTTGGAAAGTGGCCAAGTTGACAGATGAAACCTTTAAGGAATTTGTGGAGTCAGGAGAGTTGAGCATGTGTAAATATGGTGACTTATGCAAGAAGCTGTTAGTGTTAGATCCCGGAGAGCGTGCTACTGCTGCACAACTGATGAAGGAGCCATTCGTAGACTACCAGTGCAACAGATACAATCATGATAGGACTCGTAGGCTCTGCCATAAGATTTGGGGAGAAAGGCATGAAATAAAATGA
- the IRC8 gene encoding Irc8p (similar to Ashbya gossypii AEL180C), translating into MSTIGRHLTRVQLLLVLLCISMLLATGALTAVLLYLYWDYERTVGKPSLLVLAGVNFLCSISYLLILFLNPKSNVVFLLTSPNLLMIGAAIWYNTVFIQRVFALWHYIQENVDVMAARYHQHLNTNVFVIHGALLLGTAFITGIATGLTLFAGTSTAANGDIEDQQSSLGLRHNLNGGFVPMDCEHANVVMKPSAMTLTPDMDIMQHSTKNWMNEHLTVYPGSEVVSTPSVIKHPLTTLKPHPSEFNNRSISSSSNNSKFRSGSLNNSSSRGIIDKLQRKISKNQPPSQKCKLPSHTKEEIDACYVTRLSTISDTSKTALTLLHQSFRMVEGKSLKSLFHNGNMQNKGIDQESFYDTSVARTEDAVEPYDSVLIPPCLKYEDIPCCDNLDVLSEHNLENILSVPEIASLQESRHPMARVISLQDWNENKDQILEADRRNHSRSMPLLYSHDSVSEVGVPSSQDPEEVASELGLPKSFAGAELDGQNGASKLIVTTLQSLSPMEAEGDVAVSILETALHNYKEGDDLIAQGLALPDRSSRPNTSCLSLVGTHSPSKSIYSFSSLRSPSQKSNIITSQSIHSRNNSQYSGLFTPLNPLVISSTQSSPTKNYRLRKRLSHKFSRSVFNFKWDSKEVTDEVLMNQQGNVIDLSYVHHLQNKHSASRSMHTLVSSHIRSSSSPQAIELNFENQQPAELNTRTKATSPIRAAKVLVSGNRRFTNEDGHSYATRYS; encoded by the coding sequence ATGAGTACCATAGGCCGACATCTGACGAGGGTACAGCTTTTATTGGTATTGTTATGTATATCAATGCTTCTGGCAACAGGAGCTTTGACGGCGGTGTTGTTGTATCTTTATTGGGATTATGAGAGGACGGTCGGGAAACCGTCCCTATTAGTTCTTGCTGGAGTCAACTTTCTCTGTTCTATCTCATATTTATTGATCCTTTTCTTAAACCCAAAGAGCAATGTTGTTTTCCTATTAACATCACCGAATCTGCTTATGATTGGGGCGGCTATATGGTATAATACTGTGTTTATCCAGCGTGTTTTTGCTTTGTGGCATTACATACAAGAGAATGTGGACGTTATGGCTGCTAGATACCATCAACACCTGAACACTAATGTATTTGTGATTCATGGGGCACTTTTGCTTGGAACAGCGTTCATAACTGGTATCGCTACTGGTTTAACATTGTTTGCAGGTACTTCAACTGCAGCTAATGGCGACATTGAAGATCAACAGTCATCTTTGGGTTTGAGGCACAATTTAAATGGAGGCTTTGTCCCCATGGATTGTGAACACGCAAATGTTGTTATGAAACCTTCTGCAATGACATTAACACCGGATATGGATATCATGCAACACTCAACTAAAAACTGGATGAATGAACATTTAACAGTCTATCCTGGCTCGGAAGTGGTTTCAACACCCTCTGTCATTAAACACCCTTTAACCACGTTAAAACCCCATCCAAGTGAGTTCAACAACCGCTCTATATCATCTTCGAGCAATAATTCGAAGTTCAGATCAGGGTCTCTCAATAACTCATCATCGAGGGGCATCATTGATAAATTGCAGCGCAAGATTTCGAAAAATCAGCCGCCCTCCCAAAAATGTAAACTACCCAGTCATACGAAAGAAGAGATCGATGCCTGCTATGTGACAAGACTATCTACAATATCTGatacttcaaaaacagcaTTAACTCTTCTACACCAGTCTTTTAGGATGGTAGAGGGCAAGAGtttaaaatctttgttCCACAACGGTAACATGCAAAACAAGGGGATCGACCAAGAAAGTTTCTATGATACATCGGTCGCTAGAACTGAAGATGCGGTTGAACCTTATGATAGCGTACTGATTCCACCATGTTTAaaatatgaagatattCCCTGCTGTGACAACTTAGATGTTCTTTCAGAGCACAATCTTGAAAATATACTTTCCGTACCCGAAATTGCTTCATTACAGGAAAGCCGGCATCCAATGGCTAGAGTTATAAGTTTGCAAGATTGGAATGAAAACAAGGACCAAATATTAGAGGCTGATAGAAGAAATCATAGTAGGTCCATGCCGTTATTATATTCGCACGATAGCGTTTCAGAAGTGGGCGTTCCATCCTCCCAAGATCCAGAAGAGGTAGCTTCTGAGTTAGGATTGCCCAAGAGTTTCGCAGGCGCGGAATTGGATGGACAAAATGGTGCGTCTAAGTTAATTGTGACCACGTTGCAATCTCTTTCTCCAATGGAGGCTGAAGGTGATGTAGCAGTAAGCATATTGGAGACTGCTTTACACAATTATAAAGAGGGAGATGATCTAATTGCTCAGGGATTAGCGCTTCCAGATAGATCCAGTAGACCCAATACGTCGTGTCTCAGTCTGGTAGGAACTCATTCTCCTTCAAAGTCGATTTATTCGTTCTCCAGTTTACGTTCGCCAAGTCAAAAGTCTAATATAATCACCTCACAATCAATACACTCAAGAAACAACTCTCAATATTCTGGTCTATTCACTCCTTTAAATCCGCTCGTCATTTCATCTACACAATCATCTCCAACCAAAAACTACAGATTAAGAAAACGGTTAAGTCATAAATTCTCGAGATCAGtgtttaattttaaatggGATTCTAAAGAAGTAACTGACGAAGTCTTGATGAATCAGCAAGGCAATGTAATTGATCTAAGCTACGTCCATCACCTACAAAACAAACATTCTGCTTCGCGGTCAATGCATACATTAGTGAGTTCTCATATaaggagcagcagcagccccCAGGCAATCGAattaaattttgaaaaccaaCAACCTGCTGAATTAAATACACGTACAAAAGCTACATCACCAATCAGGGCAGCAAAGGTACTAGTCAGTGGTAATAGGCGGTTCACCAATGAAGATGGACATTCATATGCTACTCGATATTCCTAG